One segment of Pseudomonas pohangensis DNA contains the following:
- a CDS encoding DUF3047 domain-containing protein: MAGIFTELGVAGRLAGRSLLRRLRAEVSAPPDLQAFTRGMQQLLDQATPASVGNYAWLTLPATQAPWFPGNFVLQAGDAVSYFVEGRVYANRFLDIYLNPALQLWCKVGAQGEIFRGTRNSHSFVAQSGGELTFGNYFPNDWADAQGQRKQSDAVYQSLGGELKILMIRWNGSAAEGLQQLLAHGDYQGRIQAELQRIEQGDTTPPGWHYLWHLGPGEIYRQQQDAHGQACIHCHTHADVGILQKDVDLPLTAHSEISWRWCINQLPSTLREDAVPSHDYLSLAVEFDNGRDITYYWSSTLPEGTGYDCPLPNWKGIEYHVVVRSGQAGLGQWLDERRNLHDDYRKYMGEPPARITRVWLIANSIFQRGTGDCAYAQIRLHSAAGDTSVL, from the coding sequence ATGGCAGGCATCTTCACCGAACTCGGCGTAGCCGGCAGGCTGGCAGGTCGTTCACTGCTCAGGCGTCTGCGCGCCGAGGTTAGCGCACCGCCGGATCTGCAGGCCTTTACCCGCGGCATGCAGCAACTGCTCGATCAGGCCACCCCGGCCAGCGTGGGCAACTACGCCTGGCTGACCCTGCCGGCCACCCAGGCACCCTGGTTTCCCGGCAACTTTGTGCTGCAGGCAGGCGACGCGGTCAGCTACTTCGTCGAAGGCCGCGTGTATGCCAACCGCTTCCTCGATATCTACCTGAATCCTGCCCTGCAGTTGTGGTGCAAGGTCGGTGCCCAGGGCGAGATCTTTCGTGGTACGCGCAACAGTCACTCGTTTGTCGCGCAAAGCGGCGGCGAGCTGACTTTCGGCAACTACTTTCCCAATGACTGGGCCGATGCCCAGGGTCAGCGCAAGCAGAGTGACGCGGTGTACCAGTCCCTCGGCGGCGAGCTGAAAATTCTGATGATCCGCTGGAACGGCAGCGCAGCTGAAGGCCTGCAACAGCTGCTCGCCCATGGCGACTATCAGGGCCGTATCCAGGCCGAACTGCAACGCATCGAGCAGGGCGACACCACCCCGCCCGGCTGGCACTACCTGTGGCATCTGGGCCCGGGCGAAATCTACCGGCAACAGCAGGACGCGCACGGCCAGGCGTGCATCCACTGCCACACCCACGCCGACGTCGGCATCCTGCAGAAGGATGTCGACCTGCCGCTGACGGCACACAGCGAGATCAGCTGGCGCTGGTGCATCAACCAGTTGCCCTCGACCCTGCGCGAGGATGCCGTGCCCAGCCATGACTACCTGAGCCTGGCGGTAGAGTTCGATAACGGCCGCGACATCACCTACTACTGGAGCAGCACCCTGCCCGAAGGCACCGGCTATGACTGCCCGTTACCGAACTGGAAAGGCATCGAGTACCACGTGGTGGTGCGCAGCGGTCAGGCGGGGCTGGGACAGTGGCTGGACGAACGCCGCAACCTGCACGACGACTACCGCAAGTACATGGGCGAACCACCGGCGCGCATTACCCGCGTCTGGCTGATCGCCAACAGCATCTTCCAGCGCGGTACCGGCGACTGTGCATACGCGCAAATCCGCCTGCACTCGGCGGCTGGCGATACCAGCGTCCTCTAG
- a CDS encoding MFS transporter, whose amino-acid sequence MTENDYLLAWSAYAVAGLGCLLVWCLMTDWMWRWLREPLRLVVAVLLFTPTVVDPGKDFMAPAIAIAAMDLLLKVGDNAWRALADLSSYMLVAFAVYLVLVVIRWPIERAIRRLRQPRAPANNLEPEPTLREILDDGNTWIDQNGDRRLRVDPHL is encoded by the coding sequence ATGACCGAAAACGATTATCTGCTTGCCTGGAGCGCCTACGCCGTTGCCGGACTCGGTTGCCTGCTGGTGTGGTGCCTGATGACTGACTGGATGTGGCGCTGGCTGCGCGAGCCGCTGCGGCTGGTGGTGGCGGTGCTGCTGTTTACCCCGACCGTGGTCGATCCGGGCAAGGATTTCATGGCGCCGGCGATCGCCATTGCCGCGATGGATCTGCTGCTCAAGGTCGGTGATAACGCCTGGCGGGCCCTGGCCGATCTTTCCAGCTACATGCTGGTAGCTTTTGCCGTGTATCTGGTGCTGGTTGTCATCCGCTGGCCGATCGAGCGTGCCATACGCCGTTTGCGTCAGCCGCGCGCTCCGGCAAACAACCTTGAGCCGGAACCGACCCTGCGCGAGATACTGGATGACGGCAATACCTGGATCGACCAGAACGGCGACCGCCGGCTACGGGTTGATCCGCACCTCTGA
- a CDS encoding class II glutamine amidotransferase, translating to MCELLGMSASVPTDIVFSFTGLMQRGGRTGPHRDGWGIAFYEGRGLRLFQDPAASSESEVARLVQRYPIKSETVIGHIRQANVGRICLANTHPFVRELWGRNWCFAHNGQLADFHPQAGFYRPVGDTDSEAAFCELLNRVRQSFPEPVALELLLPGLVASCAGFSRLGVFNCLLSDGDWLFTFCSTKLAHITRRAPFGPAQLKDAELTVDFQAETTPTDVVSVIATEALTANEPWTLYAPGEWRLWRAGECIASGVVAG from the coding sequence ATGTGTGAATTGCTCGGCATGAGTGCCAGCGTACCTACCGATATCGTGTTCAGCTTCACCGGCCTGATGCAGCGCGGCGGGCGCACCGGGCCGCACCGTGACGGCTGGGGCATTGCCTTCTACGAGGGGCGTGGCCTGCGCCTGTTCCAGGACCCGGCCGCCAGCAGCGAATCGGAAGTGGCGCGACTGGTGCAGCGCTACCCGATCAAGAGCGAGACGGTGATCGGGCATATCCGCCAGGCCAATGTCGGGCGCATCTGTCTGGCCAACACCCATCCCTTCGTGCGGGAGCTGTGGGGGCGCAACTGGTGTTTTGCGCACAACGGGCAACTGGCGGACTTTCACCCGCAAGCGGGTTTTTACCGGCCGGTGGGCGATACCGACAGCGAGGCGGCTTTCTGCGAGCTGCTCAATCGCGTGCGTCAGAGCTTTCCCGAACCGGTGGCGCTGGAGCTGCTGTTGCCCGGGCTGGTTGCCAGCTGTGCGGGTTTCAGCCGGCTGGGGGTATTCAACTGCCTGCTGAGTGATGGCGACTGGTTGTTCACCTTCTGCTCGACCAAGCTGGCGCATATCACCCGGCGCGCGCCCTTTGGCCCGGCGCAACTCAAGGACGCCGAGTTGACCGTGGATTTCCAGGCAGAAACCACGCCCACGGATGTGGTCAGCGTGATTGCTACCGAAGCACTGACGGCGAATGAGCCATGGACACTGTATGCGCCGGGCGAGTGGCGCCTGTGGCGCGCCGGCGAGTGTATTGCCAGTGGTGTGGTTGCTGGCTGA
- the ftsH gene encoding ATP-dependent zinc metalloprotease FtsH, with translation MQKPNQWTVWYFLLAFSLLLTAQGWWAERSTIEALPYSEFLRLLKENKLGDLRIEQQEITGTLKEPINQHSQFRTIRVEPELAQALEQSNVTFTGTLQGGLLSNILGWLLPFILIFALWSLLIRRMVDKQGLGGMVSVGKSRAKVFVQRDTGVTFNDVAGIDEAKSELMEVVSFLKDQPRYSRLGARIPKGILLVGPPGTGKTLVAKAVAGEANVPFFSISGSEFVEMFVGVGAARVRDLFEQARKSAPCIIFIDELDALGKARGAGSFGGNDEKEQTLNQLLAELDGFDTREGVVLLAATNRPEILDPALLRAGRFDRQIVIDRPDRRGRIEILKVHVKRIQVAADLDLEPVAGITTGFSGADLANLVNEAAILATRRGAEQVGMEDFTAAVERIVVGSERHGRLLLPHEREVVAHHEMGHALAAASLEGMDPVHKVSIIPRSVGALGYTLQRPTEDRFLITLQELKNRMVVLLAGRAAEQLVFAEISTGAADDLGKATDIARQIVTRFGMSDVGQAVLERQSASYLGEHAISLREKDYSEQTAREIDLCVKALLDEAYARAKALLQEQHDNLRQGARLLLDKETLTPEDFPPLRQPGRSVTTIETKQP, from the coding sequence ATGCAAAAGCCCAATCAATGGACCGTCTGGTACTTTCTGCTGGCCTTCAGCCTGCTGCTGACCGCACAGGGCTGGTGGGCCGAGCGCAGCACCATCGAAGCGCTGCCCTACAGCGAATTCCTGCGCCTGCTCAAGGAAAACAAACTCGGTGATCTGCGCATCGAGCAGCAGGAAATCACCGGCACCCTCAAGGAGCCGATCAACCAGCACAGCCAGTTCCGCACCATACGGGTGGAGCCCGAACTGGCGCAGGCGCTGGAGCAATCCAATGTCACCTTCACCGGCACCCTGCAGGGCGGGCTGCTGAGCAACATACTCGGCTGGCTGCTGCCGTTTATCCTGATCTTCGCCCTCTGGAGCCTGCTGATCCGGCGCATGGTCGACAAACAGGGGCTGGGCGGCATGGTCAGCGTCGGCAAGTCCAGGGCCAAGGTATTCGTGCAGCGTGACACCGGGGTGACCTTCAACGACGTCGCCGGAATCGACGAGGCCAAAAGCGAGCTGATGGAAGTGGTGTCCTTCCTCAAGGACCAGCCCAGGTACAGCCGCCTGGGTGCGCGCATACCCAAGGGCATCCTGCTGGTCGGGCCGCCCGGCACCGGCAAGACGCTGGTGGCCAAGGCGGTGGCTGGCGAAGCCAATGTGCCGTTCTTTTCCATTTCCGGCTCGGAGTTCGTCGAGATGTTTGTCGGTGTCGGTGCGGCGCGGGTGCGTGACCTGTTCGAACAGGCGCGCAAATCCGCGCCCTGCATCATTTTCATCGATGAACTCGACGCGCTGGGCAAGGCCCGTGGCGCCGGCAGCTTCGGTGGCAACGACGAGAAGGAGCAGACCCTCAACCAGTTGCTCGCCGAACTCGACGGTTTCGATACACGCGAAGGCGTGGTGCTGCTGGCGGCCACCAACCGTCCGGAAATACTCGATCCGGCGTTGTTGCGCGCCGGCCGCTTCGACCGCCAGATTGTCATCGACCGCCCCGATCGCCGCGGCCGTATCGAGATTCTCAAGGTCCATGTGAAACGCATCCAGGTAGCCGCAGATCTCGACCTGGAACCGGTTGCCGGCATTACCACCGGCTTTTCCGGCGCCGATCTGGCCAACCTGGTCAACGAAGCGGCCATCCTCGCCACCCGCCGTGGTGCCGAGCAGGTAGGCATGGAAGATTTCACGGCAGCGGTGGAGCGCATCGTGGTCGGCAGTGAACGCCATGGTCGGCTGCTGCTGCCCCATGAGCGGGAAGTGGTGGCCCACCATGAAATGGGCCACGCGCTGGCCGCCGCCAGTCTCGAAGGCATGGACCCGGTACACAAGGTTTCGATCATCCCGCGCTCGGTCGGCGCGCTGGGCTACACCCTGCAGCGGCCCACCGAAGACCGCTTCCTGATTACCCTGCAGGAGCTCAAGAACCGCATGGTGGTGCTGCTGGCCGGGCGTGCGGCGGAACAGCTGGTATTCGCTGAAATATCCACCGGCGCGGCCGATGATCTGGGCAAGGCAACCGATATTGCCCGGCAGATCGTCACCCGCTTCGGCATGAGTGATGTCGGCCAGGCGGTACTGGAACGCCAGAGTGCCAGCTACCTGGGCGAGCATGCGATCAGCCTGCGGGAAAAGGACTACTCGGAACAGACCGCGCGGGAAATCGACCTGTGCGTCAAAGCCCTGCTCGACGAAGCCTATGCCAGAGCCAAAGCCCTGCTGCAGGAACAGCACGACAACCTCCGCCAGGGTGCCCGCCTGCTGCTGGACAAGGAAACCCTGACCCCCGAGGATTTCCCGCCCCTGCGCCAGCCCGGCAGATCTGTCACCACCATAGAGACAAAACAGCCATGA
- a CDS encoding bile acid:sodium symporter family protein, with protein sequence MQIIGQLLAIVFVVSTMLGVGMLLSVREISSSLTDRGWLARALLANFVVLPALAFGVARLFQLDPMLTAGLMVLATAPGGPVVIKLVALAKGEPAITVGLLIIVLVLAVFSQPVLLPLLLDGVHVSAQSIVLTLIFTVLLPLLIGLVMRARLPYWATMLHNSVQGISTLCTVLICILLPAVHWQELLGIIGSHAFLAAFMFLLLACLAGWLLGGPQPGRRRVLSINCAQPNLAAALVIVSQNFTDPRVILMLLVILLSSLPILLPLCLFYARQEQAASRTAN encoded by the coding sequence ATGCAGATCATCGGCCAGTTGCTTGCCATCGTCTTCGTAGTCTCGACCATGCTCGGTGTCGGCATGTTGCTGAGCGTGCGCGAAATCTCCTCGTCACTAACCGATCGTGGCTGGCTGGCGCGGGCGCTGCTGGCCAACTTTGTGGTGTTGCCTGCGCTGGCCTTCGGCGTTGCCCGGCTGTTTCAACTGGACCCGATGCTCACCGCCGGCCTGATGGTACTGGCAACCGCCCCCGGCGGTCCGGTAGTGATCAAGCTGGTCGCCCTGGCCAAAGGTGAACCGGCGATTACCGTCGGCCTGCTGATAATCGTTCTGGTGCTGGCTGTGTTCAGCCAGCCGGTGCTGCTGCCACTGCTGCTCGACGGCGTTCACGTAAGCGCGCAGTCCATCGTACTCACGCTGATTTTCACCGTCCTGCTGCCGCTGCTCATCGGGCTGGTGATGCGCGCGCGCCTGCCTTACTGGGCGACCATGCTGCACAACAGCGTGCAAGGCATCTCGACACTGTGCACCGTACTGATCTGCATTCTGCTGCCGGCCGTGCACTGGCAGGAATTGCTCGGAATTATCGGCAGCCATGCGTTCCTTGCAGCGTTCATGTTCCTGCTGCTTGCCTGTCTGGCCGGCTGGCTGCTCGGCGGCCCGCAGCCTGGCCGGCGCAGAGTGCTTTCAATCAACTGCGCGCAACCCAACCTGGCCGCAGCCCTGGTGATCGTCAGCCAGAACTTCACGGACCCCAGAGTCATCCTGATGCTGCTGGTGATCCTGCTCAGCAGCCTGCCGATCCTGCTGCCGCTGTGCCTGTTTTATGCCCGTCAGGAGCAGGCGGCCAGCCGTACCGCAAACTGA